A region of Lycium barbarum isolate Lr01 chromosome 1, ASM1917538v2, whole genome shotgun sequence DNA encodes the following proteins:
- the LOC132644866 gene encoding V-type proton ATPase catalytic subunit A isoform X2, with translation MAGAAMYELVRVGHDNLIGEIIRLEGDSATIQVYEETAGLMVNDPVLRTRKPLSVELGPGILGNIFDGIQRPLKTIAIRSGDVYIPRGVSVPALDKDKLWEFQPKKIGEGDVLTGGDLYANVFENSLMEHHVALPPDAMGKITYIAPAGQYSLKDTVLELEFQGVKKQFTMLQSWPVRTPRPVASKLAADTPLLTGQRVLDALFPSVLGGTCAIPGAFGCGKTVISQALSKYSNSDTVVYVGCGERGNEMAEVLMDFPQLTMTLPDGREESVMKRTTLVANTSNMPVAAREASIYTGITIAEYFRDMGYNVSMMADSTSRWAEALREISGRLAEMPADSGYPAYLAARLASFYERAGKVKCLGGPERTGSVTIVGAVSPPGGDFSDPVTSATLGIVQVFWGLDKKLAQRKHFPSVNWLISYSKYSGALESFYEKFDPDFINIRTKAREVLQREDDLNEIVQLVGKDALAETDKIILETAKLLREDYLAQNAFTPYDKFCPFYKSVWMLRNIIHFCDLANQAVERGAGMDGQKVTYSLIKHSLGDLFYRLVSQKFEDPTEGEEALVAKFQKLHDDLIAGFRNLEDETR, from the exons ATGGCAGGGGCTGCCATGTATGAACTTGTTCGTGTCGGACATGACAATCTTATTGGTGAAATTATTAGGCTGGAAGGAGATTCCGCTACAATTCAAG TCTATGAAGAAACAGCTGGGCTGATGGTAAATGATCCTGTCCTACGTACACGCAAG CCCCTGTCAGTAGAGCTTGGTCCTGGAATCTTGGGAAACATCTTCGATGGTATTCAG AGACCTCTGAAGACAATTGCCATAAGATCTGGTGACGTATACATCCCTAGAGGTGTATCTGTTCCAGCCCTTGACAAGGATAAACTCTGGGAATTTCAGCCTAAGAAAATAG GCGAGGGAGATGTCTTAACAGGTGGAGATCTGTATGCT AACGTCTTCGAGAACAGCTTAATGGAACATCATGTTGCACTTCCTCCGGATGCCATGGGAAAAATTACTTACATTGCTCCCGCTGGTCAATACTCTTTGAAG GATACAGTTCTTGAGCTCGAGTTTCAAGGTGTCAAAAAGCAGTTCACTATGCTTCAG AGTTGGCCTGTTCGTACACCTAGACCGGTTGCCTCAAAGTTAGCTGCTGATACTCCTCTTCTTACTGGACAG CGTGTTCTTGATGCTCTGTTCCCTTCCGTGCTTGGAGGTACTTGTGCTATACCAGGTGCATTTGGCTGCGGGAAGACAGTGATTAGTCAAGCTCTTTCCAAG TACTCTAACTCAGACACTGTGGTCTATGTTGGTTGTGGGGAAAGAGGGAATGAAATGGCCGAG GTGCTAATGGATTTTCCTCAATTGACAATGACATTGCCTGATGGACGTGAAGAGTCTGTCATGAAACGTACCACACTTGTTGCTAATACTTCAAACATGCCTGTGGCTGCTCGTGAGGCCTCAATCTATACAG GCATTACTATAGCCGAATATTTCAGAGACATGGGCTACAATGTGAGCATGATGGCAGATTCTACATCTCGTTGGGCTGAAGCTTTACGTGAAATTTCAGGTCGACTG GCAGAGATGCCTGCTGACAGTGGATATCCTGCTTATCTTGCTGCACGTTTGGCATCCTTTTATGAGCGTGCTGGTAAAGTTAAATGTCTCGGTGGGCCTGAGAGAACTGGGAGTGTGACAATTGTTGGTGCTGTTTCTCCTCCTGGAGGAGATTTCTCAGATCCTGTTACATCTGCAACTCTGGGTATTGTTCAG GTCTTCTGGGGACTAGACAAAAAGTTGGCACAGAGGAAACACTTTCCTTCTGTTAATTGGCTTATTTCCTATTCAAAATACTCAGGG GCCTTGGAGTCCTTTTATGAGAAGTTTGATCCTGATTTTATCAACATAAGGACAAAAGCCCGTGAGGTGCTGCAAAGGGAGGATGACCTAAATGAAATTGTGCAA CTTGTTGGGAAGGATGCTTTAGCCGAAACAGATAAAATCATTTTGGAAACTGCAAAGCTTTTGAGAGAGGACTACCTTGCACAAAATGCATTTACTCC GTACGACAAATTCTGTCCTTTCTACAAATCTGTTTGGATGTTGCGCAATATTATCCATTTCTGTGACTTAGCCAACCAG GCCGTTGAACGAGGAGCTGGTATGGATGGACAGAAGGTTACCTACAGTCTAATTAAGCACAGTCTAGGGGATTTGTTCTACCGTTTGGT
- the LOC132644866 gene encoding V-type proton ATPase catalytic subunit A isoform X1, with amino-acid sequence MPSLFGGPLTTFEDSEKESEYGYVRKVSGPVVVADGMAGAAMYELVRVGHDNLIGEIIRLEGDSATIQVYEETAGLMVNDPVLRTRKPLSVELGPGILGNIFDGIQRPLKTIAIRSGDVYIPRGVSVPALDKDKLWEFQPKKIGEGDVLTGGDLYANVFENSLMEHHVALPPDAMGKITYIAPAGQYSLKDTVLELEFQGVKKQFTMLQSWPVRTPRPVASKLAADTPLLTGQRVLDALFPSVLGGTCAIPGAFGCGKTVISQALSKYSNSDTVVYVGCGERGNEMAEVLMDFPQLTMTLPDGREESVMKRTTLVANTSNMPVAAREASIYTGITIAEYFRDMGYNVSMMADSTSRWAEALREISGRLAEMPADSGYPAYLAARLASFYERAGKVKCLGGPERTGSVTIVGAVSPPGGDFSDPVTSATLGIVQVFWGLDKKLAQRKHFPSVNWLISYSKYSGALESFYEKFDPDFINIRTKAREVLQREDDLNEIVQLVGKDALAETDKIILETAKLLREDYLAQNAFTPYDKFCPFYKSVWMLRNIIHFCDLANQAVERGAGMDGQKVTYSLIKHSLGDLFYRLVSQKFEDPTEGEEALVAKFQKLHDDLIAGFRNLEDETR; translated from the exons ATGCCGTCACTCTTTGGAGGTCCTCTTACTACATTTGAAGATTCTGAAAAGGAAAGCGAGTATGGTTACGTTAGAAAG GTGTCTGGACCAGTGGTTGTTGCTGATGGAATGGCAGGGGCTGCCATGTATGAACTTGTTCGTGTCGGACATGACAATCTTATTGGTGAAATTATTAGGCTGGAAGGAGATTCCGCTACAATTCAAG TCTATGAAGAAACAGCTGGGCTGATGGTAAATGATCCTGTCCTACGTACACGCAAG CCCCTGTCAGTAGAGCTTGGTCCTGGAATCTTGGGAAACATCTTCGATGGTATTCAG AGACCTCTGAAGACAATTGCCATAAGATCTGGTGACGTATACATCCCTAGAGGTGTATCTGTTCCAGCCCTTGACAAGGATAAACTCTGGGAATTTCAGCCTAAGAAAATAG GCGAGGGAGATGTCTTAACAGGTGGAGATCTGTATGCT AACGTCTTCGAGAACAGCTTAATGGAACATCATGTTGCACTTCCTCCGGATGCCATGGGAAAAATTACTTACATTGCTCCCGCTGGTCAATACTCTTTGAAG GATACAGTTCTTGAGCTCGAGTTTCAAGGTGTCAAAAAGCAGTTCACTATGCTTCAG AGTTGGCCTGTTCGTACACCTAGACCGGTTGCCTCAAAGTTAGCTGCTGATACTCCTCTTCTTACTGGACAG CGTGTTCTTGATGCTCTGTTCCCTTCCGTGCTTGGAGGTACTTGTGCTATACCAGGTGCATTTGGCTGCGGGAAGACAGTGATTAGTCAAGCTCTTTCCAAG TACTCTAACTCAGACACTGTGGTCTATGTTGGTTGTGGGGAAAGAGGGAATGAAATGGCCGAG GTGCTAATGGATTTTCCTCAATTGACAATGACATTGCCTGATGGACGTGAAGAGTCTGTCATGAAACGTACCACACTTGTTGCTAATACTTCAAACATGCCTGTGGCTGCTCGTGAGGCCTCAATCTATACAG GCATTACTATAGCCGAATATTTCAGAGACATGGGCTACAATGTGAGCATGATGGCAGATTCTACATCTCGTTGGGCTGAAGCTTTACGTGAAATTTCAGGTCGACTG GCAGAGATGCCTGCTGACAGTGGATATCCTGCTTATCTTGCTGCACGTTTGGCATCCTTTTATGAGCGTGCTGGTAAAGTTAAATGTCTCGGTGGGCCTGAGAGAACTGGGAGTGTGACAATTGTTGGTGCTGTTTCTCCTCCTGGAGGAGATTTCTCAGATCCTGTTACATCTGCAACTCTGGGTATTGTTCAG GTCTTCTGGGGACTAGACAAAAAGTTGGCACAGAGGAAACACTTTCCTTCTGTTAATTGGCTTATTTCCTATTCAAAATACTCAGGG GCCTTGGAGTCCTTTTATGAGAAGTTTGATCCTGATTTTATCAACATAAGGACAAAAGCCCGTGAGGTGCTGCAAAGGGAGGATGACCTAAATGAAATTGTGCAA CTTGTTGGGAAGGATGCTTTAGCCGAAACAGATAAAATCATTTTGGAAACTGCAAAGCTTTTGAGAGAGGACTACCTTGCACAAAATGCATTTACTCC GTACGACAAATTCTGTCCTTTCTACAAATCTGTTTGGATGTTGCGCAATATTATCCATTTCTGTGACTTAGCCAACCAG GCCGTTGAACGAGGAGCTGGTATGGATGGACAGAAGGTTACCTACAGTCTAATTAAGCACAGTCTAGGGGATTTGTTCTACCGTTTGGT